The following proteins are encoded in a genomic region of Polynucleobacter paludilacus:
- the queD gene encoding 6-carboxytetrahydropterin synthase QueD encodes MKPAPISITRRLEFDAGHRIPNHDGQCKHLHGHRYAIEITLSGEIANHPGQADDGMVLDFSDIKRLSNQHVVEPWDHAFLVAKEDTGLVDFLNTLPNHKTVVMDHVPTVENLAQAAFNIMSPLFDQAFAGRLHLTAIRLYETPNCWADVHRP; translated from the coding sequence ATGAAGCCAGCGCCTATTTCCATTACCCGTCGTCTAGAGTTTGATGCAGGTCATCGTATCCCGAATCATGACGGCCAGTGCAAACATCTTCATGGGCATCGCTATGCAATTGAGATTACATTGTCTGGTGAGATTGCTAATCATCCAGGTCAAGCTGATGACGGCATGGTCTTAGACTTCTCTGATATCAAGCGTTTGAGCAATCAGCATGTGGTTGAGCCATGGGATCATGCATTCTTAGTGGCCAAAGAAGATACAGGCCTAGTAGATTTTCTGAACACTCTACCTAATCACAAAACAGTGGTGATGGACCATGTCCCGACAGTTGAAAACTTAGCGCAAGCGGCTTTCAATATCATGTCGCCTTTATTTGATCAAGCCTTTGCTGGGCGCTTGCATCTGACGGCAATTCGGCTTTATGAGACCCCTAATTGTTGGGCAGACGTCCATCGCCCTTAA
- a CDS encoding LD-carboxypeptidase, with protein sequence MKKIHVIAPSGANPDQKSPLGAIEWFKRQGFEVQNTDCIERRHQRFSGVDAERLAEINQISKLSGDHLVLAMRGGYGLHRLLPDIEWQQIANAIQNGLQVCGHSDFTVFQLGLLAKTGAVSLAGPMLNYDFGSKEDQLDANPDGFMWQHFQVAIHERELDCTVEAQQAYLGRSTAGELTGTLWGGNLTILCSLVGTPYFPAQKQIQSGILFLEDVNEHPYRIERNLMQLLDAGILSSQSAILMGGFSAYRLFDHDQGYDLNTVYEHLRKRLPENIPLLTDLPFGHQANKITLPVGASGKLSYKPSGFILRSKW encoded by the coding sequence TTGAAAAAAATTCATGTAATTGCTCCTTCTGGCGCAAATCCTGATCAAAAAAGTCCCCTTGGAGCTATTGAGTGGTTCAAGCGACAAGGTTTTGAGGTTCAGAATACCGATTGCATTGAGCGTAGGCATCAACGTTTTTCTGGAGTGGATGCAGAACGTTTAGCTGAAATCAATCAGATTAGTAAACTTTCAGGCGATCACTTAGTGCTAGCGATGCGCGGTGGATATGGTTTGCATCGTTTACTACCCGATATTGAATGGCAGCAAATTGCAAACGCCATTCAAAATGGACTTCAGGTATGTGGTCATAGCGACTTTACTGTCTTCCAGTTGGGTTTACTGGCAAAAACTGGCGCAGTCTCTTTGGCTGGCCCAATGCTGAACTATGATTTCGGCTCCAAAGAAGACCAGTTAGATGCTAATCCTGATGGCTTTATGTGGCAGCACTTTCAGGTGGCCATTCATGAGCGTGAATTGGATTGCACGGTAGAGGCGCAGCAAGCTTATCTTGGTAGATCTACCGCAGGAGAGCTGACTGGAACCCTCTGGGGTGGCAATTTAACGATTTTGTGTAGCCTGGTGGGAACTCCGTATTTCCCAGCGCAAAAGCAAATACAGAGTGGCATTCTGTTTCTGGAGGATGTGAATGAACATCCTTATCGAATCGAGCGCAATCTGATGCAATTGCTCGACGCGGGTATTTTGAGCTCGCAAAGCGCGATCTTAATGGGTGGATTTTCTGCGTATCGCCTTTTTGACCATGATCAGGGTTATGATCTCAATACGGTCTACGAACATCTGCGCAAGCGTCTGCCAGAAAATATTCCGCTCTTAACGGATTTACCGTTTGGACATCAAGCAAACAAAATTACTTTACCCGTTGGAGCCAGCGGTAAATTAAGTTACAAGCCCTCTGGCTTTATCTTGCGGTCCAAATGGTAA
- the apbC gene encoding iron-sulfur cluster carrier protein ApbC: MAVTVENVQTVLSSIMNPDTQSDLMACASIKNLSVSDNNIHVDVVLGYPAKSQFQTIKDSVVSQLKKIADVKNIEVNVSSDIVAHTVQRGVKLLPGVKNIIAVASGKGGVGKSTTAVNLALALSAEGASVGILDADIYGPSLPMMLGISGRPESKAENTIEPMEGHGLQASSIGFLINEDSPMVWRGPMVTSALEQLLRQTRWRDLDYLIVDMPPGTGDIQLTLSQKVPVTGAVIVTTPQDIALLDARKGLKMFEKVGVPIIGIVENMSTYICPSCGHEEHVFGSGGGQKMCSDYGVDFLGSLPLNISIREQSDAGRPTVVAEPDGPISMVYQQIARQIAIRIAGLAKDMSSKFPNIVIQNT; the protein is encoded by the coding sequence TTGGCAGTTACAGTAGAAAACGTTCAGACAGTATTAAGCAGCATCATGAATCCGGATACTCAAAGCGATTTAATGGCTTGTGCCTCCATTAAAAACCTGAGTGTCAGCGATAACAACATCCATGTTGATGTAGTGCTGGGTTATCCCGCTAAAAGTCAGTTTCAAACGATCAAGGATTCGGTAGTTTCGCAATTAAAAAAGATTGCGGACGTAAAAAACATTGAGGTAAATGTCAGTAGCGATATCGTTGCCCACACGGTTCAGCGCGGCGTCAAATTATTACCTGGCGTGAAAAATATCATTGCAGTCGCTAGCGGTAAAGGCGGTGTTGGGAAATCCACAACTGCAGTCAATTTGGCCTTAGCCCTTTCTGCCGAGGGTGCCAGCGTTGGAATTTTGGATGCAGACATCTATGGCCCAAGTCTACCCATGATGCTCGGCATTAGCGGGCGACCAGAAAGCAAAGCAGAAAATACTATCGAGCCCATGGAAGGTCACGGCTTGCAAGCCAGTTCTATTGGTTTCTTAATTAATGAAGATAGTCCGATGGTATGGCGTGGCCCGATGGTCACTTCTGCCCTTGAACAATTACTGCGTCAAACCCGTTGGCGCGACCTAGACTATTTAATTGTGGACATGCCACCGGGTACGGGAGATATTCAGTTAACGCTCAGTCAAAAAGTTCCCGTTACAGGTGCTGTGATTGTGACGACCCCTCAGGATATTGCCCTATTGGATGCGCGCAAGGGGCTCAAAATGTTTGAGAAGGTCGGTGTGCCGATTATTGGCATTGTGGAAAACATGAGCACCTATATTTGCCCAAGCTGTGGACATGAAGAGCATGTCTTTGGTTCGGGTGGTGGACAAAAAATGTGCAGCGACTACGGCGTTGATTTTCTTGGATCCTTACCCTTGAACATCTCGATTCGTGAGCAATCGGATGCGGGTCGCCCAACCGTCGTTGCTGAGCCAGATGGCCCAATCAGTATGGTCTATCAGCAGATCGCCCGACAAATTGCGATTCGCATTGCAGGACTCGCTAAGGATATGAGCAGTAAGTTCCCGAATATCGTGATCCAGAATACTTAA
- a CDS encoding glycosyltransferase family 9 protein has product MSISVNTMRAIDHWVGVPLCAIVSPIIALVDRIKSIFAPQLEAPKKLLFIELSEMGSAILVDPAMRNAQARGAELFFLIFKSNRASLSLLNTVKPENIFTIDSSSLGGLIKDTLRFLWLARCHKIDTVIDLELFSRFTALLTGLCGARRRVGYHIFHGEGLWRGTMLTRKVHYNPHIHITKNFLSLIHAAFAKEIEVPFSKIHIADSEVQLAQAVIDPEVKYQVIERIEKLARVAGIPFIHGKQRLILINPNASDLLPQRRWAQARFSELIQRIAQHYPHDLILITGSPAEIAYVETVRSVANVAHALNFAGQVSFSELPALYTLSDVMVTNDSGPGHFSAVTPLRTIVLFGPETPALYGSLGNSISITANLACSPCVSAANHRKTPCQNNVCMQSISVAHVMEKVELQLQGADLAKQA; this is encoded by the coding sequence ATGAGTATCAGCGTTAATACCATGCGTGCCATCGACCATTGGGTTGGAGTTCCTTTATGCGCCATAGTCAGCCCCATCATCGCATTAGTGGATCGCATTAAAAGCATCTTCGCGCCTCAACTCGAGGCTCCAAAAAAATTACTCTTTATTGAATTATCAGAAATGGGTAGTGCTATTTTGGTTGATCCAGCGATGCGTAATGCGCAAGCTCGTGGAGCAGAATTATTTTTCTTGATCTTCAAGAGTAATCGCGCCAGCCTATCTTTACTCAATACCGTCAAGCCGGAGAATATTTTTACAATCGATTCCTCTAGTCTCGGTGGGTTGATTAAAGACACTCTTCGTTTTTTATGGCTCGCCCGCTGCCATAAAATCGATACCGTTATTGACCTCGAACTGTTCTCCCGTTTTACTGCTCTATTAACAGGCCTGTGTGGTGCACGGCGCCGAGTCGGCTATCACATCTTCCATGGCGAAGGCCTATGGCGCGGCACAATGTTGACTCGCAAAGTACATTACAACCCGCACATTCATATTACTAAGAATTTTCTGTCTTTGATCCATGCGGCTTTTGCTAAAGAAATTGAAGTTCCTTTTAGCAAAATTCATATTGCCGATTCTGAAGTACAGCTTGCTCAGGCCGTCATTGATCCTGAAGTTAAATATCAAGTCATTGAACGAATTGAGAAGCTCGCACGCGTTGCTGGCATTCCTTTTATTCATGGTAAACAACGACTGATTCTGATTAATCCTAATGCGAGCGATTTGCTGCCACAGCGTCGCTGGGCTCAGGCACGTTTCTCCGAACTAATTCAGCGTATCGCTCAACACTATCCTCATGATTTGATTCTGATTACTGGTTCGCCAGCTGAAATCGCCTATGTCGAGACTGTACGTTCTGTTGCCAATGTTGCGCATGCATTGAACTTTGCAGGGCAAGTTAGCTTCTCAGAGCTACCTGCTCTCTATACGCTATCGGATGTGATGGTAACGAACGATTCTGGTCCAGGCCACTTTTCTGCAGTGACACCATTGAGAACGATTGTCTTGTTTGGCCCTGAAACCCCTGCCCTGTATGGCTCCTTAGGAAACTCTATCTCCATTACAGCCAACTTAGCTTGCTCACCCTGCGTCAGTGCAGCCAACCATCGCAAGACCCCTTGTCAAAATAACGTCTGCATGCAATCTATTAGCGTTGCTCATGTGATGGAGAAGGTTGAGCTGCAACTGCAGGGCGCTGATCTCGCCAAACAAGCTTAA
- a CDS encoding phosphatase PAP2 family protein: MGYQRPSLLQYCVPILPLALGLFIYFGGMQSSSFLFINQLAQNVPDRIWTGLTFLGNGWGTFALAFPLLLLAPRLLSAGIFSALLGGIVIAILKPLMNLPRPASILTSGDFHQIGEALLYNSMPSGHTLTAFAVASGLYFAVGMNKQKSLLSLFVLAGLVGLSRSAVGAHWLSDEFVAAAIGLWCGMLGSLLASFIPDDQLALDKWWPRFVALCGLLTIYPLLTQTMDSDLNQPLQYASALLITLTLALFVQTQHTKSSH; the protein is encoded by the coding sequence ATGGGATATCAACGCCCTTCTTTATTGCAATATTGCGTACCCATTCTGCCATTAGCTTTGGGTTTATTCATTTACTTTGGTGGAATGCAAAGTAGCAGTTTTTTATTCATTAATCAACTCGCTCAGAATGTTCCAGACCGTATTTGGACTGGCCTCACTTTTTTAGGTAATGGTTGGGGCACATTTGCGCTTGCCTTTCCTTTGCTCTTGTTGGCCCCGCGATTACTCAGTGCTGGAATCTTTTCTGCGCTACTGGGCGGCATAGTCATTGCGATTCTGAAACCGCTCATGAATTTGCCTAGGCCCGCAAGCATTCTAACTAGCGGAGACTTTCATCAAATTGGCGAGGCATTGCTCTACAACTCCATGCCCTCAGGTCATACCTTAACTGCTTTTGCTGTAGCAAGCGGGCTTTATTTTGCAGTGGGTATGAACAAGCAGAAGTCCTTGCTTAGCTTATTTGTTTTAGCCGGACTGGTTGGCTTATCGCGAAGCGCTGTGGGTGCCCACTGGTTAAGCGATGAATTTGTAGCAGCAGCCATTGGTCTATGGTGCGGAATGCTGGGTTCATTACTGGCTAGCTTTATCCCTGATGATCAATTGGCTCTGGATAAGTGGTGGCCTCGCTTTGTTGCACTTTGCGGTTTATTGACGATCTACCCATTGCTTACACAAACGATGGATTCCGATTTAAATCAACCTTTGCAATATGCCTCTGCCCTACTGATTACCCTCACGCTAGCACTCTTTGTGCAAACTCAGCATACTAAATCCAGCCACTAA
- the tadA gene encoding tRNA adenosine(34) deaminase TadA has translation MMSTELDHQFMMQALEQAKLAAQAGEVPVGAVLVHDGVVISKAFNRPIGTHDPSAHAEILALRSAAGALKNYRLPGSTLYVTLEPCAMCAGAMLHARVDRVVYGARDPKTGAAGSVVDIFSINQLNHQTTVDGGILESECGQVLRDFFRERR, from the coding sequence ATGATGTCCACCGAGCTTGATCACCAGTTCATGATGCAAGCTTTAGAGCAGGCTAAGTTGGCTGCTCAGGCTGGAGAAGTTCCGGTGGGGGCCGTCTTAGTCCATGATGGGGTGGTTATCTCTAAGGCATTTAATCGCCCAATCGGAACTCATGATCCTAGCGCCCATGCTGAAATACTGGCCCTCAGATCTGCCGCTGGAGCGCTGAAAAACTACCGTTTGCCTGGTAGCACTCTGTACGTAACCCTAGAGCCCTGTGCGATGTGTGCTGGAGCAATGCTCCATGCTAGAGTAGATAGAGTCGTTTATGGCGCGCGCGACCCAAAAACGGGCGCTGCTGGGAGTGTGGTGGATATTTTCTCAATCAATCAATTGAATCATCAAACCACCGTTGACGGCGGCATATTAGAGTCAGAGTGTGGGCAGGTGCTGAGGGATTTCTTTAGGGAGCGGCGTTGA
- a CDS encoding lysylphosphatidylglycerol synthase transmembrane domain-containing protein produces MNPQSVATPNPPAGWKSLLKKAWPTIRILLSVALLWKATSGINWDALIHSEIQMQPLWFVAAGVAIVLAFISGGLRWGLLMRRSGFRASLKDYVALYFAGGLINQGLPSTLGGDSYRAITASHLDAQGHFTEQKVLDEELHHAVDLQHAKPKLRLSFAMVFVDRLLGLAGNNLLGALGLMMGGATLASWGTALGYGLMAIMLVSGLLVASILAWAPSRSLLQKFLVKFNMGDALPSIHFAFSWPINVVQALVAMSIHFFTILALGFCLKAYGASAPLAGLMIGLPALSLLLMLPISISGWGLREATLSSVLTLWAVNPSITVLASISYGALTVLCVLPGAFILLKRKSSL; encoded by the coding sequence ATGAATCCTCAATCTGTGGCCACCCCCAATCCTCCTGCTGGGTGGAAATCCCTGCTGAAGAAAGCCTGGCCTACGATCCGAATTTTGCTTTCGGTCGCCTTGCTTTGGAAGGCCACTAGCGGAATTAACTGGGATGCCTTGATTCATTCCGAGATTCAAATGCAGCCTTTATGGTTTGTAGCGGCTGGTGTAGCTATCGTATTGGCGTTTATTTCCGGCGGTTTACGTTGGGGTCTTTTAATGAGACGCTCTGGCTTTCGGGCCAGCCTCAAAGATTATGTTGCACTCTATTTTGCAGGTGGGCTCATCAATCAAGGCTTGCCTAGCACCTTAGGCGGGGATAGCTACAGAGCCATTACAGCAAGTCATCTAGATGCTCAAGGGCACTTTACTGAGCAGAAAGTCTTAGATGAAGAGCTGCACCATGCAGTGGACCTACAACACGCTAAACCCAAATTGCGCTTGAGCTTTGCGATGGTCTTTGTCGATAGACTCTTAGGTCTTGCTGGCAACAATCTACTGGGCGCTCTAGGTTTAATGATGGGTGGCGCAACCCTAGCCAGCTGGGGGACCGCCTTGGGCTATGGCCTGATGGCCATCATGCTCGTCTCGGGCTTATTGGTTGCTTCTATTTTGGCCTGGGCGCCATCGCGCAGTCTTTTGCAAAAGTTTCTCGTGAAATTCAATATGGGTGATGCCCTTCCTAGTATCCATTTTGCTTTTTCTTGGCCCATCAATGTTGTGCAAGCGCTTGTCGCCATGAGCATTCATTTCTTTACCATCTTGGCGCTCGGTTTTTGTCTTAAAGCATACGGCGCTTCAGCACCGCTAGCCGGCTTGATGATCGGCTTGCCAGCACTAAGCTTATTGCTAATGCTACCCATCAGCATTTCTGGTTGGGGGCTAAGAGAAGCTACCCTCTCTTCCGTTCTGACCCTTTGGGCGGTCAACCCATCTATCACCGTACTCGCCTCGATTAGCTATGGCGCACTTACAGTTTTATGTGTGCTGCCTGGTGCATTTATTCTATTAAAACGAAAGTCTTCTCTCTAG
- a CDS encoding DUF3047 domain-containing protein: MLITATFRTAFAIAAVLLILACSTVNQDSSGSAPAEALPVHESLPKFSNQGGGGIAESGWSFYRIAPFKKNTVYRLEKYQGKTVLSASAKTAASGLVVKLVPRSAQNLWLRWEWKATGTIPTADNADQQSDDAPLRIMVAFDGNKSKLSLKEKMNFELANLISGQEMPYATLMYIWSGKTPLDTILDNSRTSRIKMIVVDSGQEHIGEWRLHERDLSADYQKAYGEAPGKIIGVALLTDTDNTHSETRAYYGDIELIRK; this comes from the coding sequence ATGTTGATCACTGCTACCTTCCGGACTGCATTTGCAATTGCCGCAGTGCTATTGATTCTGGCTTGCTCAACCGTAAATCAGGATTCCTCGGGCTCGGCTCCAGCGGAGGCTTTGCCGGTTCATGAGAGCTTACCTAAATTTTCTAATCAAGGTGGTGGTGGGATTGCAGAATCTGGCTGGAGCTTTTACCGAATCGCACCGTTTAAAAAGAATACGGTTTATCGCTTAGAGAAATATCAAGGTAAAACCGTTTTGAGTGCGAGTGCAAAAACAGCTGCATCGGGTTTGGTAGTCAAGCTTGTTCCAAGGTCAGCTCAAAACTTATGGCTGCGTTGGGAGTGGAAAGCGACCGGGACTATTCCTACAGCTGATAATGCTGATCAACAGAGTGACGACGCCCCATTGCGCATCATGGTGGCCTTTGATGGCAATAAATCAAAACTCTCTTTAAAAGAAAAAATGAACTTTGAGCTAGCTAACTTAATTAGTGGTCAAGAAATGCCCTATGCCACTCTGATGTATATTTGGTCAGGCAAGACTCCGCTCGACACCATACTTGATAATTCCCGTACTTCACGGATCAAGATGATCGTGGTGGATTCTGGGCAGGAGCATATTGGGGAATGGCGCTTGCATGAACGCGATTTATCGGCTGATTACCAAAAGGCTTACGGAGAGGCCCCAGGCAAAATCATTGGCGTAGCTTTACTAACGGATACAGACAATACCCACTCTGAAACCCGCGCCTACTATGGCGACATTGAGTTAATACGCAAATAG
- a CDS encoding 23S rRNA (adenine(2030)-N(6))-methyltransferase RlmJ, protein MFSYRHAFHAGSHADILKHIVLIQLIRYLQEKEGALTIIDTHAGAGIYSLSDGFAAVSKEAEGGIFRLSRYLHNNQQTEITDSISEYMAAITAENPSEELAFYPGSPFIIAKMLRPQDRLKLFELHPKEIDLLRHNVQQLPQNKQIDLYHADSFSRLKGLVPPPSRRGLVLIDPSYEDKQDYRYLESTLEEALSRFATGCYAIWYPILSRRESAALPDRLQKIAAAHKRSWLQAELRVESSPGERRLQASGMFVLNPPWTLEGKLKEALPALVKVLGHHSGAEFVLKSVEA, encoded by the coding sequence ATGTTTAGCTATCGACACGCCTTTCATGCCGGGAGTCATGCAGATATTCTGAAGCACATTGTGCTCATTCAGCTCATTCGCTATCTTCAAGAAAAAGAAGGCGCCTTAACGATCATTGATACTCATGCTGGGGCAGGTATCTATAGCCTGAGTGATGGCTTTGCTGCCGTGAGCAAAGAGGCTGAGGGCGGCATCTTTCGCTTAAGTCGCTATTTACACAATAATCAACAGACAGAAATCACTGACAGTATTAGCGAATATATGGCAGCGATTACTGCCGAAAATCCCAGCGAAGAGCTTGCTTTTTATCCTGGATCTCCTTTTATCATCGCAAAAATGTTGCGGCCACAAGATCGCTTAAAGCTGTTTGAACTTCACCCTAAAGAGATTGACTTGCTCCGACACAATGTTCAACAGCTGCCGCAAAACAAGCAGATTGATCTTTACCATGCAGATAGTTTTAGTCGCTTAAAAGGCTTGGTGCCTCCTCCTAGTCGGCGTGGGCTGGTCTTGATTGATCCCTCTTATGAAGATAAGCAAGACTATCGCTATCTTGAATCTACTCTTGAGGAAGCCCTAAGCCGCTTTGCTACGGGCTGCTATGCCATTTGGTATCCCATATTATCGAGAAGAGAATCAGCGGCGCTACCGGATAGATTGCAGAAAATCGCTGCTGCCCACAAACGATCTTGGCTGCAAGCCGAGCTTAGAGTCGAGAGCTCGCCGGGCGAGAGACGTCTGCAAGCCAGCGGGATGTTTGTTCTGAACCCGCCCTGGACCCTTGAAGGCAAGCTCAAGGAGGCGCTACCCGCTCTTGTTAAAGTCTTGGGTCATCACTCAGGGGCTGAGTTTGTCTTAAAAAGCGTTGAAGCCTAA
- a CDS encoding SOUL family heme-binding protein: MKLLQTCLVGMIFFSGVAMAIEEPKYTVLEQSGSFELRAYEPKIIAEVKVKGDMSEASSAGFRLIAAYIFGKNQSKEKIEMTAPVTVLPQAESPTMSSPVLINEGTNEWLVSFVMPSSFELNTLPTPVDEQVHLKKIPAENKAVITFSGFNTYSKVETKTSELKEWMASKHLTPIGPAQFARYNPPWTLPFLRRSEIMFDYRPESK; this comes from the coding sequence ATGAAATTACTCCAAACCTGTTTAGTCGGCATGATTTTCTTCTCAGGAGTTGCTATGGCAATTGAAGAACCAAAATATACCGTGCTTGAGCAGTCAGGCTCTTTTGAGCTTCGAGCCTATGAGCCGAAGATCATCGCTGAAGTCAAAGTGAAGGGCGATATGAGTGAGGCTTCTAGCGCCGGTTTTAGGCTCATTGCAGCTTATATCTTTGGTAAGAATCAGTCCAAAGAAAAGATTGAGATGACCGCTCCGGTAACAGTGCTACCCCAAGCCGAATCCCCCACAATGAGTTCACCCGTTTTAATTAATGAGGGCACCAATGAATGGTTGGTAAGCTTTGTGATGCCAAGTTCTTTTGAACTCAATACTTTGCCAACTCCTGTTGATGAGCAGGTGCATCTCAAAAAGATCCCTGCAGAGAACAAGGCAGTGATCACTTTTTCCGGCTTTAATACTTATAGCAAGGTGGAGACCAAGACCAGTGAGCTCAAAGAATGGATGGCAAGCAAGCATCTGACACCCATAGGGCCAGCGCAATTTGCGCGTTACAACCCACCATGGACTCTGCCTTTCTTGCGCCGTAGTGAGATCATGTTTGACTATCGACCAGAGTCGAAGTGA
- the queE gene encoding 7-carboxy-7-deazaguanine synthase gives MYTVKELFPTLQGEGAHTGRAAIFCRFTGCNLWSGREEDRATSQCQFCDTDFVGFDGDGGGKFETSESLAHAIELAWLSTNAGPQQRYVVFTGGEPLLQLDRDLIDVLHHKGFEVAIETNGTLKVPAGVDWVCVSPKAGTDLVVLQADEIKLVIPQFGHENLENLLARFEKMDYRNRYLQPMDGPQLRENTQLAIQLCQKRPLWRLSVQTHKIIGIR, from the coding sequence ATGTATACCGTTAAAGAACTTTTCCCAACCCTACAAGGTGAGGGCGCGCATACAGGCCGGGCTGCGATCTTTTGTCGCTTTACTGGATGTAATTTATGGAGTGGGCGCGAAGAAGATCGTGCCACATCCCAATGTCAATTTTGCGATACTGATTTTGTGGGTTTTGATGGTGATGGTGGCGGAAAGTTTGAGACTTCCGAGAGTCTTGCCCATGCAATTGAGCTCGCATGGCTCTCAACCAATGCTGGACCTCAGCAACGTTATGTTGTCTTTACCGGTGGCGAGCCTTTACTTCAGTTGGACAGAGATCTAATTGATGTGCTTCACCACAAAGGTTTTGAGGTGGCGATTGAGACGAACGGAACACTTAAAGTTCCTGCAGGTGTTGATTGGGTTTGTGTCAGCCCCAAAGCCGGAACCGATTTAGTGGTGTTGCAAGCAGATGAGATTAAGCTGGTCATTCCTCAGTTTGGGCATGAAAACTTAGAAAATCTACTCGCCCGCTTTGAGAAGATGGATTACCGCAACCGCTATCTGCAGCCGATGGATGGTCCTCAATTAAGAGAAAATACCCAATTGGCGATTCAGCTGTGTCAAAAACGCCCTTTATGGCGCCTGAGTGTGCAAACTCATAAGATAATTGGCATTCGGTAA
- a CDS encoding glycosyltransferase family 39 protein: protein MRQYPPTVWVIISVFIAALIHFGLGFAVEFSVDEAHYALYARHLALSYFDHPPLVGWIQWPLISLSSNEGVIRLVPELLWVLSCYGVFLVSKALHRLIQGRNAGYLTSALPSANSCGLMAVLCIIAAPLPHVLAIGLLPDTLLIPLSVGIMLMALRWIRKGTFSTGDWIALGILLGLAGLSKYTACFTALALLIVFLVHPRKVWIGQRGFWFALVLALLLISPVIYWNGTHDWISFRYQIAHGGGSSWAWRRVAAFLGLQVLCFGPLIIIGAFLFCKDCLHTGRRSILALLGFFVIPFGIFAALSGGGGLPHWTSPAWFCLAPFAGIGLAKTWSMRHRFWIKLLWILQITLCLLGFAYVLSGGMNTTAIKSNPIADLYGWKLAGQKATELARANQVQGIAVQNWTLGSRIAWYAYPLPVFILDQRQDQFDLWFGQLPLGSSVLLVNWTGMSFHQPTRDKPISGPAGEQFAFGECTPLDQIAIERFGQNLSSFEFSLCTHWQKTGLEQ, encoded by the coding sequence ATGCGTCAATACCCCCCTACTGTCTGGGTCATCATCAGCGTCTTTATTGCTGCGCTAATTCATTTTGGCTTGGGATTTGCGGTTGAATTTTCAGTAGATGAAGCGCATTACGCCCTGTATGCGCGACACCTAGCGCTGAGCTATTTTGATCACCCTCCTTTGGTTGGCTGGATTCAGTGGCCCTTAATTAGCCTGAGCTCGAATGAAGGAGTCATCCGCTTGGTGCCAGAATTGTTGTGGGTACTATCTTGCTACGGTGTTTTCTTGGTAAGCAAAGCACTCCATCGCCTCATCCAAGGTCGCAATGCTGGCTATCTCACTAGCGCATTACCCTCTGCCAATTCCTGCGGCTTGATGGCTGTGCTCTGCATCATCGCTGCGCCACTGCCCCATGTTTTAGCGATTGGCTTACTGCCCGATACTTTATTAATCCCGTTGAGTGTTGGCATTATGTTGATGGCATTACGCTGGATTCGAAAGGGCACTTTCAGCACTGGAGATTGGATTGCGTTGGGCATCCTTTTGGGATTAGCAGGCCTTAGCAAATACACGGCCTGCTTCACTGCATTAGCCCTATTGATCGTCTTTCTCGTTCACCCCAGAAAAGTTTGGATTGGTCAGCGCGGATTTTGGTTCGCTTTAGTCCTTGCTCTACTCCTTATCAGCCCAGTGATCTATTGGAACGGGACCCATGACTGGATTTCTTTCAGATACCAAATCGCTCATGGTGGTGGATCTTCCTGGGCATGGCGCCGGGTTGCCGCATTCTTGGGTCTGCAGGTGCTCTGCTTTGGTCCCCTCATCATCATCGGGGCTTTTTTATTTTGTAAAGATTGTTTACATACTGGTCGCCGCTCAATACTGGCGCTCTTGGGCTTCTTTGTCATTCCTTTTGGGATTTTTGCTGCACTCTCTGGTGGCGGGGGCTTACCGCATTGGACGAGTCCTGCATGGTTTTGTCTGGCGCCTTTTGCCGGTATTGGTTTAGCAAAAACCTGGTCCATGCGGCACCGTTTTTGGATTAAGCTGCTATGGATATTGCAGATCACACTATGTCTACTAGGCTTTGCTTATGTCCTCTCGGGCGGTATGAATACAACTGCTATTAAGAGCAATCCGATTGCCGACCTTTATGGCTGGAAATTAGCCGGTCAAAAAGCAACAGAGCTGGCGCGAGCTAATCAAGTTCAAGGCATTGCCGTTCAGAATTGGACCTTAGGTAGCCGCATTGCTTGGTATGCCTATCCCCTACCTGTATTCATCCTCGATCAACGTCAAGATCAGTTTGATCTTTGGTTTGGGCAACTCCCACTGGGAAGCTCGGTTCTATTAGTGAACTGGACTGGCATGTCATTTCATCAGCCAACCAGGGATAAACCCATCAGCGGTCCGGCAGGCGAACAATTTGCCTTTGGGGAATGCACACCCTTAGATCAGATTGCCATTGAGCGTTTTGGCCAAAATTTATCCAGTTTTGAATTTAGCCTATGTACTCATTGGCAGAAAACGGGTTTGGAGCAGTAA